In Planctomycetia bacterium, a single genomic region encodes these proteins:
- a CDS encoding right-handed parallel beta-helix repeat-containing protein, with protein MKSVQNRRQLSIESLEARRLLAPIDVTNTDNAGTGSLRWAIEQANLQSQSDEIQFDMLGAGQHVITLNTPLPKIVSPVTINGTTASGYAGTPLVRIQPSWSFGSSGQGLLVGNGPLGGGGTSTGAAIVRALSVTGFPQGGIRVEANADLQLYNSYIGLDLNGAAAGNSGNGIHYTGTNGDSFNRIEGNVISSNAGHGILMFDDRELDIVNNKIGTNVAGTLDFGNGQDGIKVQNAPSGMTTEVDITDNVISGNAMKGIELVNVVGTNTILRNKIGTNSAGNAAIPNTEKGVTIFTNTTISSLSTEVTDNLISGNGSAGIELTGADVRSTLITQNKIGVAADGSAPLGNGADGVIVINGARENYVA; from the coding sequence GTGAAATCTGTCCAAAATCGCCGTCAGTTGTCGATCGAATCGTTGGAAGCGCGTCGACTCTTGGCGCCTATCGACGTCACCAATACCGACAACGCTGGCACCGGTTCGCTACGCTGGGCGATCGAACAAGCAAACCTTCAATCGCAATCGGACGAAATTCAGTTTGATATGCTTGGCGCGGGTCAGCACGTTATCACGCTGAACACGCCGCTGCCAAAGATCGTCTCACCCGTGACGATAAATGGCACTACGGCGTCGGGCTATGCTGGTACGCCGTTAGTCCGCATTCAGCCGTCCTGGTCGTTCGGTTCCAGCGGCCAAGGGTTGCTGGTGGGTAACGGACCGTTGGGCGGCGGCGGTACGTCGACGGGGGCGGCAATCGTGCGCGCATTATCCGTCACTGGATTTCCACAAGGCGGCATTCGAGTCGAAGCGAACGCGGATTTGCAGCTATACAACTCGTACATCGGCTTGGACCTGAATGGGGCCGCCGCCGGCAACAGCGGCAATGGCATTCACTACACGGGCACGAACGGCGACTCCTTCAATCGTATCGAAGGGAACGTGATCTCCAGCAACGCGGGGCATGGCATTTTGATGTTCGACGATCGCGAACTGGACATCGTCAACAATAAGATCGGCACGAACGTGGCCGGCACGCTCGATTTCGGCAACGGCCAGGACGGCATCAAGGTCCAGAACGCTCCCTCGGGGATGACAACCGAGGTGGACATCACCGACAACGTCATCTCCGGCAACGCAATGAAAGGAATTGAGCTGGTCAACGTCGTCGGCACGAACACCATTCTCCGGAACAAGATTGGCACCAACTCCGCCGGCAACGCCGCGATCCCCAACACGGAGAAGGGCGTCACTATCTTCACGAACACGACAATTTCGTCCCTGTCAACGGAAGTGACGGACAATCTCATTTCCGGCAACGGGTCGGCGGGGATTGAGTTGACCGGCGCCGATGTTCGCAGCACACTGATTACGCAAAATAAGAT